A DNA window from Drosophila pseudoobscura strain MV-25-SWS-2005 chromosome 2, UCI_Dpse_MV25, whole genome shotgun sequence contains the following coding sequences:
- the wts gene encoding serine/threonine-protein kinase Warts, with amino-acid sequence MHPAGEKRGGRPNDKYTAEALESIKQDLTRFEVQNNQRNNQNYTALRYTATNGRNDALTPDYHHVKPPMEPPSSASPSPDVVIPPPPAIVGGQPVVGVGVGVALQTNGHVPKMMNPLIPTKLIRKPSIERDTPSHYLRCSPALDSGAGSSRSDSPHSHSHQGLGGGGGGGGGGSRASTTGPYSPSPSSFSDAAPPAPPPRNPTASSSATPPPPPPTNQAYVKRRSPALNRPPAIAPPPGAPGTRGTSPVIPQNGLKTQQQLSQQMKVLNMYPGGGNGAAVEPPPPYLINTVVVTSSQPPPPPSYTASMQSRQSPTQSQQSDYRKSPSSGIYSATSAGSPSPITVSNSSGILPPPPVSAGSVGLAKPQPRAYQARTQQPIIMQSVKSTQVQKPVLQTAVAPQSPVSASASNSPVHVMAAPPSYPQKSPAVVQQQQQAAAAAAHQHSPLLVVPNTGSVVVGSSTVKPPTPTTPPLMGSALNGSVIVKPACMEPPSYAKSMQAKAAIVHPQQVQVQQQQQQQQQQQQQQQLQALRALQAQAQAQQAQAQQQQQQQQQQQQQQQQKATLASNGNPGRQLPPPPPYQSNNNNDSKPASNNNNNIQITNSNLATTPPIPPAKYGGAGGAGAGANSSGGSNGSTSTASSSGAKAAAAAAAACKKIKHASPIPERKISKEKEEERKEGRMRQYSPQAFKFFMEQHIENVIKSYRQRTYRKNQLEKEMLKVGLPDETQVEMRKMLNQKESNYIRLKRAKMDKSMFVKIKPIGVGAFGEVTLVRKIDTSNHLYAMKTLRKADVLKRNQVAHVKAERDILAEADNNWVVKLYYSFQDKDNLYFVMDYIPGGDLMSLLIKLGIFEEELARFYIAEVTCAVDSVHKMGFIHRDIKPDNILIDSVGHIKLTDFGLCTGFRWTHNSKYYQENGNHSRQDSMEPWEDYSENGPKPTVLERRRMRDHQRVLAHSLVGTPNYIAPEVLERSGYTQLCDYWSVGVILYEMLVGQPPFLANTPLETQQKVINWEKTLHIPPQAELSREATDLIRRLCASADKRLGKSVDEVKSHDFFKGIDFADMRKQKAPFIPEIKHPTDTSNFDPVDPDKLRSNDSNMSSGDDIDQNDRPFHGFFEFTFRRFFDDKQQPDMTDDQAPVYV; translated from the exons AATTACACAGCTCTGCGATACACAGCCACCAATGGACGCAATGATGCACTTACTCCGGACTATCATCATGTCAAGCCGCCCATGGAGCCACCGTCGTCGGCGTCCCCGTCGCCGGATGTGGTCATccccccgccacccgccaTCGTAGGCGGCCAGCCCGTGGTGGGCGttggtgtgggcgtggccctgCAGACGAACGGACACGTGCCAAAGATGATGAACCCCCTGATCCCCACGAAGCTGATTCGCAAGCCGAGCATCGAGCGGGACACCCCCAGCCACTACCTGCGCTGCAGCCCGGCCCTGGACTCGGGCGCCGGCAGCTCCCGGTCCGACAGCccgcactcccactcccaccagGGCctcggcggaggaggaggcggcggcgggggtGGCAGCCGGGCCAGCACCACGGGTCCGTACTCCCCGTCGCCGAGCAGCTTCAGCGATGCGGCTCCCCCGGCGCCGCCACCACGGAATCCGACGGCCTCCAGCTCGGCCACGccccctccgccaccgccCACGAACCAGGCGTACGTGAAGCGAAGGTCGCCGGCGCTGAACCGCCCGCCGGCGATAGCCCCACCGCCAGGAGCGCCCGGGACACGCGGCACCTCGCCGGTCATCCCGCAGAACGGGCTGaagacgcagcagcagctctcgCAGCAGATGAAGGTGCTCAACATGTACCCCGGCGGAGGCAACGGCGCCGCGGTGGAGCCCCCGCCGCCGTATCTCATCAACACGGTGGTGGTGACCAGCAGCCagcccccgccgccgcccagcTACACGGCCTCGATGCAGTCCCGCCAGTCGCCGACGCAGTCGCAGCAGTCGGACTACCGCAAGTCCCCCAGCAGCGGCATCTACTCGGCCACGTCGGCGGGATCGCCCAGTCCCATCACCgtgagcaacagcagcggcatccTGCCACCCCCGCCCGTCTCCGCGGGGTCCGTGGGCCTAGCCAAGCCCCAGCCGAGGGCGTACCAGGCGCGCACCCAGCAGCCCATCATCATGCAGAGCGTGAAGAGCACGCAGGTGCAGAAGCCAGTGCTCCAGACGGCAGTGGCGCCCCAGTCGCCGGTCAGTGCCTCCGCCAGCAACAGTCCGGTGCACGTCATGGCCGCCCCGCCATCCTACCCCCAGAAGTCGCCGGCggtggtgcagcagcagcagcaggcagcggcagccgccgcCCATCAGCACTCGCCGCTCCTGGTGGTCCCGAACACGGGGTCCGTGGTGGTCGGATCGTCCACCGTGAAGCCACCCACGCCCACAACGCCGCCGCTGATGGGATCCGCTCTCAACGGGTCCGTGATCGTCAAGCCCGCCTGCATGGAGCCCCCCTCCTATGCCAAGAGCATGCAGGCCAAGGCTGCCATTGTGCATCCGCAGCAGGTCcaggtgcaacagcagcagcaacagcaacaacagcagcaacagcagcagcagctccaggcACTGAGAGCACTCCAGGCTCAAGCACAGGCACAGCAG GCGcaggcacaacagcagcagcaacaacaacaacagcagcagcagcagcaacagcagaaggcaACCCTGGCGAGCAATGGCAATCCTGGCAGACAGcttccacccccacccccctaccagagcaacaacaacaacgacagtAAAcccgccagcaacaacaacaacaacattcaGATCACAAACAGCAACCTTGCCACCACCCCGCCAATACCGCCCGCCAAGTACGGCGGGGCGGGAGGAGCTGGGGCGGGAGCCAACAGTTCGGGCGGAAGCAATGGCTCCACATCGACAGCGTCCTCTTCGGGAGCAAaggccgccgctgccgccgccgccgcctgcaAGAAGATCAAGCACGCATCGCCGATACCCGAGCGGAAGATCTCCAAGGAGAAAGAGGAGGAGCGGAAGGAGGGGCGCATGCGGCAGTACTCGCCGCAGGCCTTCAAGTTCTTCATGGAGCAGCACATCGAGAACGTGATCAAGTCGTACCGCCAGCGCACCTACCGCAAGAACCAGCTGGAGAAGGAGATGCTCAAGGTGGGGCTGCCGGACGAGACGCAGGTCGAGATGCGGAAGATGCTCAACCAGAAGGAGAGCAACTACATCCGCCTCAAGCGGGCCAAGATGGACAAGAGCATGTTCGTGAAGATCAAGCCGATCGGCGTCGGTGCCTTTGGGGAGGTGACGCTCGTCCGCAAGATCGACACCTCCAACCATCTGTACGCCATGAAGACGCTCCGCAAGGCCGACGTCCTCAAGCGCAACCAAGTGGCGCATGTGAAAGCCGAACGTGATATCTTGGCGGAGGCCGACAATAACTGGGTGGTGAAGCTCTACTATAGTTTTCAGGATAAGGATAATTTATACTTTGTGATGGACTACATACCCG GTGGCGATCTCATGTCGCTGCTGATCAAGCTGGGCATCTtcgaggaggagctggccCGTTTCTACATAGCGGAAGTCACCTGCGCCGTGGACAGTGTACACAAAATGGGCTTCATTCATAG AGACATCAAGCCTGACAACATACTCATCGACAGTGTCGGACACATAAAACTCACCGATTTCGGCCTTTGCACGGGATTCCGATGGACGCATAACTCAAAGTACTATCAGGAGAATG GCAATCACTCGCGTCAGGACTCGATGGAACCCTGGGAGGATTACTCGGAGAATGGACCCAAACCCACTGTGCTGGAGCG ACGACGGATGCGCGATCACCAAAGAGTTTTGGCCCACTCGCTGGTGGGGACACCGAACTACATAGCGCCCGAGGTGCTGGAGCGGAGCGGCTACACGCAGCTGTGCGACTACTGGAGCGTCGGAGTGATTCTATACGAGATGCTGGTGGGGCAGCCGCCCTTCCTGGCCAACACCCCACTGGAGACGCAACAGAAG GTCATAAACTGGGAGAAAACGTTGCATATACCGCCGCAGGCGGAACTCTCGCGGGAGGCCACCGATCTGATTCGGCGGCTCTGTGCGTCGGCGGACAAGCGGCTGGGCAAGAGCGTGGACGAGGTGAAGAGCCATGACTTCTTCAAGGGCATCGATTTTGCGGACATGAGGAAGCAGAAGGCGCCCTTCATACCCGAAATCAAGCATCCCACGGACACGTCCAACTTCGATCCGGTCGATCCGGACAAGCTGCGCTCGAACGACTCGAACATGAGCAGCGGCGACGACATCGATCAGAACGACAGGCCATTCCATGGATTTTTCGAATTTACCTTTAGGAGATTCTTCGACGACAAGCAGCAGCCGGATATGACGGACGATCAGGCGCCGGTCTACGTTTGA
- the zfh1 gene encoding zinc finger protein 1 isoform X2, whose protein sequence is MWPLNRAETQQQKMTSVAGFAAASPTTEMVFKRVTNAGKQTCRICHKAFANVYRLQRHMISHDESALLRKFKCKECDKAFKFKHHLKEHVRIHSGEKPFGCDNCGKRFSHSGSFSSHMTSKKCISMGLKLNNNRALLKRLEKSPGAGPRRSPTNLQGPKNGAGKMSEQQSLPPLPNPMIYFAGEAQAQAAAPNGAPPPFYPNYMNAALLAFPNPFMAAALDPRVHPYSIQRLLELTAAGQQQQQQQQQQQREEREEQEQHEEPETPEEPKLVMDIDEAEAKERMVPQASPQTMPEEIEPVVDMATAPIKQEPSREPTPLPESAPPSPKSFKQEQEEPRSVEEDQAMASAQPEASVSSPRGDTPAELRCSRCDKQFNHHTELVQHEKVLCGLIKEELEQHYHQQQQQQQHHQQLQQQQHHQQASFALPSASEDDDEEEERENDNDTEPRPDSNERKVRVRTAINEEQQQQLKQHYALNARPSRDEFRMIAARLQLDPRVVQVWFQNNRSRERKMQSYASVHSAAPAANEVPTTPVASRPTTEDQPLDLSVKRDSLTPKSDHSAAYGLPQQQAAGQPGPADFQEAINLSRKFSSSASMSPASLSPSSGASLQQSSAAAAAAAAALWPFGGPPPSPPSQLEVTPAQHCSTPRGGQAFPGLQYMLPMQRLPMEALFQMRPGGEYAPNPLMNSIKMPDFRGTSLSPGGSEKRSWRDDDSRISHEDDFGNGLMPPKPRRGKAETHGHAGDPDLPFVCDQCDKAFAKQSSLARHKYEHSGQRPYQCMDCPKAFKHKHHLTEHKRLHSGEKPFQCSKCLKRFSHSGSYSQHMNHRYSYCKPYRE, encoded by the exons atgtggcCTCTAAATAGAGcagaaacacaacaacaaaaaatgacaTCGGTGGCTGGTTTTGCGGCGGCGTCACCGACCACCGAGATGGTTTTCAAAAGGGTTACAAATGCGGGGAAACAG ACTTGCCGAATCTGCCACAAAGCCTTCGCGAATGTGTACCGCCTGCAGCGGCACATGATCAGCCACGACGAGTCGGCGCTGCTGCGCAAATTCAAGTGCAAGGAGTGCGACAAGGCCTTCAAGTTCAAGCACCACCTGAAGGAGCATGTGCGCATCCATTCCGGCGAGAAGCCCTTCGGCTGCGACAACTGCGGCAAGCGGTTCTCGCACTCCGGCAGCTTCTCCTCCCACATGACCTCCAAGAAGTGCATCAGCATGGGCCTCAAGCTGAACAACAATCGGGCGCTGCTCAAGCGCCTGGAGAAGAGTCCTGGCGCCGGGCCCCGACGCTCGCCCACGAACCTGCAGGGCCCCAAGAACGGTGCTGGAAAGATGTCCGAGCAACAGTCCCTGCCTCCGCTGCCCAATCCCATGATCTACTTTGCCGGCGAGGCACAGGCGCAGGCCGCGGCCCCGAATGGAGCTCCTCCGCCGTTCTATCCCAACTACATGAATGCGGCCCTGCTGGCCTTCCCCAATCCCTTCATGGCAGCGGCCCTGGATCCCCGCGTCCACCCCTACAGCATACAGCGGCTCCTGGAGCTGACGGCCgccggacagcagcagcagcagcaacaacagcagcagcaacgcgaGGAGCGcgaagagcaggagcagcacgaAGAGCCTGAGACGCCGGAGGAGCCCAAGCTGGTGATGGACATCGACGAGGCTGAGGCCAAGGAGCGTATGGTGCCACAGGCCAGCCCCCAGACCATGCCAGAGGAGATCGAACCCGTCGTCGATATGGCCACTGCTCCCATCAAGCAGGAGCCCAGCCGCGAGCCCACCCCACTCCCGGAGAGTGCACCGCCCTCGCCCAAGTCCTtcaagcaggagcaggaggagcccCGTTCCGTGGAGGAGGATCAGGCCATGGCATCGGCTCAGCCCGAAGCCTCTGTCTCCTCCCCCAGGGGAGACACACCCGCCGAGCTGCGGTGCAGCCGCTGCGACAAGCAGTTCAACCACCACACGGAGCTGGTGCAGCACGAGAAGGTCCTCTGCGGCCTGATcaaggaggagctggagcagcactaccaccagcagcagcagcagcaacagcaccaccaacagctccagcagcagcagcaccaccagcaggcGTCCTTTGCCCTGCCCTCTGCCAGCGAGgatgacgacgaggaggaggagcgcgaGAACGACAACGACACGGAGCCGCGTCCGGACAGCAACGAGCGCAAGGTGCGCGTGCGCACGGCCATcaacgaggagcagcagcagcagctgaagcagCACTACGCCCTCAATGCGCGGCCAAGTCGCGACGAGTTCCGGATGATTGCGGCCCGCCTCCAGCTGGACCCGCGCGTGGTCCAGGTCTGGTTCCAGAACAATCGGTCCCGCGAGCGCAAGATGCAGAGCTATGCCAGTGTCCACTCGGCAGCTCCTGCCGCCAATGAAGTGCCCACCACTCCAGTGGCCAGCCGTCCCACAACCGAGGATCAGCCCCTGGATCTGTCCGTGAAGCGCGACTCCCTGACGCCCAAGAGCGACCACTCTGCCGCGTACGGCTTGCCCCAGCAGCAGGCTGCCGGACAGCCAGGCCCCGCCGACTTCCAGGAGGCCATCAACCTGAGCCGCAAGTTCTCCAGCTCGGCCTCCATGTCGCCAGCCTCGCTGTCGCCCTCGTCGGGCGCCTCTCTGCAGCAGTCCTCGGCAgctgcggccgccgctgcggcAGCCCTCTGGCCCTTTGGTGGTCCGCCTCCATCGCCGCCCAGTCAGCTCGAGGTCACGCCCGCGCAGCACTGCTCGACGCCGCGAGGCGGCCAGGCCTTCCCCGGACTCCAGTACATGCTCCCCATGCAGCGGCTCCCCATGGAGGCCCTCTTCCAGATGCGCCCTGGCGGCGAGTACGCCCCCAATCCCCTGATGAACAGTATTAAGATGCCCGACTTCCGCGGCACCAGCCTCAGTCCGGGCGGCTCCGAGAAGCGCTCCTGGCGGGACGACGACTCGCGCATCTCCCACGAGGACGACTTCGGCAACGGCCTGATGCCCCCCAAGCCCCGTCGCGGCAAGGCCGAGACCCACGGACATGCCGGCGATCCGGATCTGCCCTTCGTCTGCGACCAGTGCGACAAGGCGTTCGCCAAGCAGAGCTCCCTGGCGAGGCACAAGTACGAGCATTCCG GTCAACGACCCTACCAGTGCATGGACTGCCCGAAGGCCTTCAAGCACAAGCACCACCTGACGGAGCACAAGCGGCTGCACAGCGGGGAGAAGCCCTTCCAGTGCTCCAAGTGTCTGAAGCGCTTCTCTCATTCGGGGAGCTACAGCCAGCACATGAACCACCGCTACTCCTACTGCAAGCCGTACAGGGAATAG
- the zfh1 gene encoding zinc finger protein 1 isoform X1: protein MLSCLAPSSSRFGQEDNSIIQQSMPSSTAFTMQFPSLASSLHHHQAPHSKASNGSGGSQEQHAQPGVSVNDFLVKCPQCHKRFTEFQSLSEHIASEHPHDKLNFEASRGSSGAVQPESDAEDEQSNLSGSRYAKSPATTAATHATPSNNNNSDLAKNHNNNNSSNSSKISPMCSPGSGGPATTAAADLFAHLSHGAPPQLPSHLHAQFMAAAALAMQSARSVSSSASSPNSHHHHQQQHQQQSHHHLQQQQLHQQAQQLLPPQLPGSNSSVGSNSAYDLDLSAPRSTSSPGSTTGDLSGAYPCMQCTAAFGSREQLEQHELLHSPTGGQPTAQNVSQTCRICHKAFANVYRLQRHMISHDESALLRKFKCKECDKAFKFKHHLKEHVRIHSGEKPFGCDNCGKRFSHSGSFSSHMTSKKCISMGLKLNNNRALLKRLEKSPGAGPRRSPTNLQGPKNGAGKMSEQQSLPPLPNPMIYFAGEAQAQAAAPNGAPPPFYPNYMNAALLAFPNPFMAAALDPRVHPYSIQRLLELTAAGQQQQQQQQQQQREEREEQEQHEEPETPEEPKLVMDIDEAEAKERMVPQASPQTMPEEIEPVVDMATAPIKQEPSREPTPLPESAPPSPKSFKQEQEEPRSVEEDQAMASAQPEASVSSPRGDTPAELRCSRCDKQFNHHTELVQHEKVLCGLIKEELEQHYHQQQQQQQHHQQLQQQQHHQQASFALPSASEDDDEEEERENDNDTEPRPDSNERKVRVRTAINEEQQQQLKQHYALNARPSRDEFRMIAARLQLDPRVVQVWFQNNRSRERKMQSYASVHSAAPAANEVPTTPVASRPTTEDQPLDLSVKRDSLTPKSDHSAAYGLPQQQAAGQPGPADFQEAINLSRKFSSSASMSPASLSPSSGASLQQSSAAAAAAAAALWPFGGPPPSPPSQLEVTPAQHCSTPRGGQAFPGLQYMLPMQRLPMEALFQMRPGGEYAPNPLMNSIKMPDFRGTSLSPGGSEKRSWRDDDSRISHEDDFGNGLMPPKPRRGKAETHGHAGDPDLPFVCDQCDKAFAKQSSLARHKYEHSGQRPYQCMDCPKAFKHKHHLTEHKRLHSGEKPFQCSKCLKRFSHSGSYSQHMNHRYSYCKPYRE from the exons CAGT TTCCCTCCCTGGCCTCCAGtctgcaccaccaccaggcACCGCACAGCAAGGCGAGCAACGGCTCCGGTGGCAGCCAGGAGCAGCACGCCCAGCCAGGTGTCTCCGTGAATGACTTCCTGGTCAAGTGCCCGCAGTGCCACAAGCGCTTCACAGAGTTTCAG TCCCTCAGCGAACACATCGCCAGCGAGCACCCGCACGATAAGCTGAACTTTGAGGCCAGTCGCGGCTCCAGCGGCGCCGTGCAGCCCGAGAGCGATGCCGAGGACGAGCAGAGCAATCTGAGTGGCAGCCGGTACGCCAAGTCccccgccaccaccgccgccacccaCGCCACGCccagtaacaacaacaacagcgatcTGGCCAagaaccacaacaacaacaacagcagcaacagcagtaagaTCTCTCCCATGTGCTCGCCGGGATCGGGGGGtcccgccaccaccgccgcagCAGATCTCTTCGCCCACCTCTCGCACGGAGCCCCGCCCCAGCTGCCCTCCCACCTGCACGCCCAGTTcatggccgccgccgccctggCCATGCAGTCGGCCCGCTCCGTCAGCTCCTCCGCCAGTTCGCCcaacagccaccaccaccaccagcagcagcaccagcagcagtcgcacCACCATctccaacaacagcagctccaccagcaggcgcagcagctgctgccgccccAGCTGCcgggcagcaacagcagcgtgGGCAGCAATTCCGCCTACGATCTGGACCTCAGCGCCCCGCGGTCCACCTCCAGTCCGGGCTCCACCACGGGCGACCTGAGCGGCGCCTACCCCTGCATGCAATGCACTGCCGCCTTCGGCAGCCGCGAACAGCTGGAGCAGCACGAGCTCCTCCACTCGCCCACCGGGGGCCAGCCCACGGCACAGAATGTCTCTCAG ACTTGCCGAATCTGCCACAAAGCCTTCGCGAATGTGTACCGCCTGCAGCGGCACATGATCAGCCACGACGAGTCGGCGCTGCTGCGCAAATTCAAGTGCAAGGAGTGCGACAAGGCCTTCAAGTTCAAGCACCACCTGAAGGAGCATGTGCGCATCCATTCCGGCGAGAAGCCCTTCGGCTGCGACAACTGCGGCAAGCGGTTCTCGCACTCCGGCAGCTTCTCCTCCCACATGACCTCCAAGAAGTGCATCAGCATGGGCCTCAAGCTGAACAACAATCGGGCGCTGCTCAAGCGCCTGGAGAAGAGTCCTGGCGCCGGGCCCCGACGCTCGCCCACGAACCTGCAGGGCCCCAAGAACGGTGCTGGAAAGATGTCCGAGCAACAGTCCCTGCCTCCGCTGCCCAATCCCATGATCTACTTTGCCGGCGAGGCACAGGCGCAGGCCGCGGCCCCGAATGGAGCTCCTCCGCCGTTCTATCCCAACTACATGAATGCGGCCCTGCTGGCCTTCCCCAATCCCTTCATGGCAGCGGCCCTGGATCCCCGCGTCCACCCCTACAGCATACAGCGGCTCCTGGAGCTGACGGCCgccggacagcagcagcagcagcaacaacagcagcagcaacgcgaGGAGCGcgaagagcaggagcagcacgaAGAGCCTGAGACGCCGGAGGAGCCCAAGCTGGTGATGGACATCGACGAGGCTGAGGCCAAGGAGCGTATGGTGCCACAGGCCAGCCCCCAGACCATGCCAGAGGAGATCGAACCCGTCGTCGATATGGCCACTGCTCCCATCAAGCAGGAGCCCAGCCGCGAGCCCACCCCACTCCCGGAGAGTGCACCGCCCTCGCCCAAGTCCTtcaagcaggagcaggaggagcccCGTTCCGTGGAGGAGGATCAGGCCATGGCATCGGCTCAGCCCGAAGCCTCTGTCTCCTCCCCCAGGGGAGACACACCCGCCGAGCTGCGGTGCAGCCGCTGCGACAAGCAGTTCAACCACCACACGGAGCTGGTGCAGCACGAGAAGGTCCTCTGCGGCCTGATcaaggaggagctggagcagcactaccaccagcagcagcagcagcaacagcaccaccaacagctccagcagcagcagcaccaccagcaggcGTCCTTTGCCCTGCCCTCTGCCAGCGAGgatgacgacgaggaggaggagcgcgaGAACGACAACGACACGGAGCCGCGTCCGGACAGCAACGAGCGCAAGGTGCGCGTGCGCACGGCCATcaacgaggagcagcagcagcagctgaagcagCACTACGCCCTCAATGCGCGGCCAAGTCGCGACGAGTTCCGGATGATTGCGGCCCGCCTCCAGCTGGACCCGCGCGTGGTCCAGGTCTGGTTCCAGAACAATCGGTCCCGCGAGCGCAAGATGCAGAGCTATGCCAGTGTCCACTCGGCAGCTCCTGCCGCCAATGAAGTGCCCACCACTCCAGTGGCCAGCCGTCCCACAACCGAGGATCAGCCCCTGGATCTGTCCGTGAAGCGCGACTCCCTGACGCCCAAGAGCGACCACTCTGCCGCGTACGGCTTGCCCCAGCAGCAGGCTGCCGGACAGCCAGGCCCCGCCGACTTCCAGGAGGCCATCAACCTGAGCCGCAAGTTCTCCAGCTCGGCCTCCATGTCGCCAGCCTCGCTGTCGCCCTCGTCGGGCGCCTCTCTGCAGCAGTCCTCGGCAgctgcggccgccgctgcggcAGCCCTCTGGCCCTTTGGTGGTCCGCCTCCATCGCCGCCCAGTCAGCTCGAGGTCACGCCCGCGCAGCACTGCTCGACGCCGCGAGGCGGCCAGGCCTTCCCCGGACTCCAGTACATGCTCCCCATGCAGCGGCTCCCCATGGAGGCCCTCTTCCAGATGCGCCCTGGCGGCGAGTACGCCCCCAATCCCCTGATGAACAGTATTAAGATGCCCGACTTCCGCGGCACCAGCCTCAGTCCGGGCGGCTCCGAGAAGCGCTCCTGGCGGGACGACGACTCGCGCATCTCCCACGAGGACGACTTCGGCAACGGCCTGATGCCCCCCAAGCCCCGTCGCGGCAAGGCCGAGACCCACGGACATGCCGGCGATCCGGATCTGCCCTTCGTCTGCGACCAGTGCGACAAGGCGTTCGCCAAGCAGAGCTCCCTGGCGAGGCACAAGTACGAGCATTCCG GTCAACGACCCTACCAGTGCATGGACTGCCCGAAGGCCTTCAAGCACAAGCACCACCTGACGGAGCACAAGCGGCTGCACAGCGGGGAGAAGCCCTTCCAGTGCTCCAAGTGTCTGAAGCGCTTCTCTCATTCGGGGAGCTACAGCCAGCACATGAACCACCGCTACTCCTACTGCAAGCCGTACAGGGAATAG